From the Xenorhabdus ishibashii genome, one window contains:
- the yegD gene encoding molecular chaperone — translation MFIGFDYGTSNCAVAEMIEDTPQLIAIENGSFYMPSALAAPTREAVSEHLFRHWNIKPGNQTGEQLLRSAITANQEEGIELLPDDLAFGQKALARYLEDPQDVYYVKSPKSFLGAMGLRDTQISFFEDLVCAMMANIKQQVETNKQQAVEDVVIGRPINFHGRGGDKSNQQAKGILFNAAKRAGFRNIEFQFEPVAAGLEYEATLTEDKTVLVVDIGGGTTDCSVIQMGPSWRNLSERNDSLLAHTGQRIGGNDLDINLTFKQLMHPFGLGSKVTSGIDMPLTQFWNPIAINDIQAQKEFYSRQNLTALKSLHRDAQEPEKLARLLKVYQETLGYSLVLSAEEAKIALSGQAECRVKLNLLSEIIEIDIQRDQMIAAIDSTKEKMAKLVSEAVAQSGTQPDVIFMTGGSANSPILRQAIEQKLSGIPLVGGNYFGSVTTGLARWAKICFA, via the coding sequence ATGTTCATCGGTTTTGATTATGGCACATCAAATTGCGCGGTTGCAGAAATGATCGAAGATACACCGCAACTAATTGCTATTGAAAATGGTAGTTTCTATATGCCTTCTGCTTTGGCTGCACCGACCAGAGAAGCCGTTTCTGAGCATTTATTTCGCCACTGGAATATCAAACCAGGCAATCAAACAGGTGAGCAATTACTTCGTAGCGCGATCACGGCAAACCAAGAAGAAGGCATTGAACTTTTGCCAGATGATCTCGCATTTGGACAAAAAGCATTAGCTCGATATTTGGAAGATCCTCAAGATGTTTATTACGTTAAATCACCAAAGTCTTTTCTGGGTGCTATGGGGTTAAGAGATACTCAAATCAGTTTTTTTGAAGATCTGGTTTGTGCCATGATGGCAAATATCAAACAACAAGTAGAAACTAATAAACAGCAAGCTGTCGAAGATGTCGTCATTGGCCGCCCAATCAATTTTCATGGGCGTGGCGGTGATAAATCGAATCAACAAGCTAAAGGTATCTTATTTAATGCAGCAAAACGAGCAGGTTTTCGCAATATTGAATTCCAATTTGAACCAGTAGCAGCAGGCTTGGAATATGAAGCCACATTAACAGAAGATAAAACGGTATTGGTTGTCGATATTGGCGGTGGAACAACAGATTGCTCGGTTATTCAAATGGGACCAAGCTGGCGAAACCTATCTGAACGCAATGACAGCTTACTAGCGCACACAGGTCAACGTATCGGGGGAAATGATTTAGATATTAATCTCACTTTTAAACAACTCATGCATCCTTTTGGATTAGGCAGCAAAGTTACCTCAGGGATTGACATGCCACTGACGCAGTTTTGGAACCCGATTGCCATCAATGATATACAAGCCCAGAAAGAGTTCTACTCTCGCCAGAATTTAACGGCATTAAAATCCTTGCACAGAGATGCTCAAGAACCCGAAAAACTCGCACGCTTATTGAAAGTGTACCAAGAAACATTGGGATACAGCCTGGTTCTCAGTGCAGAGGAAGCCAAAATTGCTCTTTCAGGACAAGCTGAGTGTCGTGTTAAGCTCAATCTATTATCAGAGATAATTGAAATTGATATTCAACGTGATCAGATGATTGCGGCAATCGATTCCACTAAAGAGAAGATGGCAAAATTGGTTAGTGAAGCTGTGGCACAAAGTGGAACCCAACCTGATGTGATCTTTATGACAGGTGGCTCAGCCAATTCCCCTATTTTACGCCAGGCAATTGAACAAAAATTGTCAGGTATCCCGCTGGTTGGGGGTAATTACTTCGGTTCAGTAACAACAGGTCTGGCACGCTGGGCAAAAATTTGTTTTGCTTAA